A genomic segment from Deinococcus yavapaiensis KR-236 encodes:
- a CDS encoding M15 family metallopeptidase: protein MIHATRRFARRVVLLSLTFTSMPLGQGAAQEASLVAFDGTISKIDAATRARMTSSWHVGCPVSLERLRLLQLSYWGFDTKPHRGELVVHEEVASDVMAVMRALYEQRFPIEEMKLVDVYDGNDDKSMEANNTSAFNCRAVTGRPGVWSEHSYGRAIDINPVQNPYVRGRTVLPPSATAFENRARVRPGMIHANDRVVAAFTAIGWSWGGSWTSPKDYQHFSKSGR, encoded by the coding sequence ATGATTCATGCCACCCGACGCTTCGCCCGCCGCGTCGTCCTGCTGTCGCTCACGTTCACCTCGATGCCGCTCGGCCAAGGAGCGGCGCAGGAGGCGTCCCTTGTCGCCTTCGACGGCACCATCTCGAAGATCGACGCGGCGACGCGCGCCCGAATGACTTCCTCGTGGCATGTGGGCTGTCCCGTCTCGTTGGAACGGCTGCGGTTGCTGCAACTGAGCTATTGGGGCTTCGACACGAAACCGCACCGAGGCGAACTGGTCGTCCACGAAGAGGTCGCCTCGGATGTGATGGCCGTCATGCGGGCCTTGTACGAGCAGCGGTTTCCCATCGAGGAGATGAAGCTCGTGGACGTGTACGACGGGAACGACGACAAGTCGATGGAGGCGAACAACACCTCGGCCTTCAACTGCCGCGCGGTGACGGGACGCCCGGGCGTGTGGTCGGAGCACTCGTACGGACGGGCCATCGACATCAACCCCGTGCAAAATCCCTACGTGCGCGGGCGGACCGTGCTGCCACCGTCGGCGACGGCGTTCGAGAACCGCGCTCGAGTTCGTCCTGGCATGATTCACGCGAATGACCGTGTCGTCGCCGCGTTCACGGCGATCGGGTGGAGTTGGGGCGGATCGTGGACGTCGCCCAAGGATTACCAGCACTTCTCGAAGTCCGGGCGCTGA